From the genome of Gemmatimonadota bacterium, one region includes:
- a CDS encoding amidase: MLTRLPHTIVVGTLVLLPLAAPLRAQGTVQPPAATPAAFRIEEATIADVHAALRSGALSCRQLVQGYLRRIEAYDKNGPAINAIVVINPAALATADSLDRRYARDGFVGPLHCVPTIVKDNFETIDLPTSAGTLALKGWQPTRDAFQVQRVRAAGAIVLAKSNMAELAFSPNETVSSILAGYTRNPYALDRVTAGSSGGTAAAVASSFGTVGLGSDTGNSIRGPSSHQALVGIRSTMGLTSRNGVVPLFDSQDIAGPMARTVADAAAVFQVIAGEDPGDPVTAAARGRPIPRYADSLRADGLRGARIGVLHAAYDTPTLDAEVNSVFQQAIDDLRRLGATVIDPVAIPTLDSLRRLQSGACSPFRHDFETHMARVADSRPPVSTVDEILKSGRFHPSIEARLAAAVRVTESPAESPGCQARERYRAGLRLALRQLMDSLRLDAVAYPTWSNPPRLIGDLNTPGGDNSQVFSPATGFPAITVPMGYTRTVLPAGLQLLARPFAEGTLFKLAYSYEQATRHRRPPPTVPPLR, translated from the coding sequence ATGCTCACACGCCTCCCGCACACCATTGTCGTCGGCACCCTGGTCCTGCTCCCCCTGGCCGCCCCGCTCCGCGCACAGGGGACCGTGCAGCCGCCAGCCGCAACGCCCGCCGCCTTTCGCATCGAGGAGGCGACGATCGCCGACGTGCACGCCGCCCTCCGCTCGGGCGCGCTGTCGTGCCGGCAGCTGGTGCAAGGCTACCTGCGCCGCATCGAGGCGTACGACAAGAACGGCCCGGCCATCAACGCGATCGTCGTGATCAACCCGGCCGCGCTCGCAACCGCCGACTCGCTCGACCGACGCTACGCCCGCGACGGCTTCGTCGGCCCGTTGCACTGCGTGCCGACGATCGTGAAGGACAACTTCGAGACGATCGACCTCCCCACCAGCGCCGGCACCCTCGCCCTCAAGGGGTGGCAACCCACGCGCGACGCCTTCCAGGTGCAACGCGTGCGCGCCGCCGGGGCCATCGTCCTCGCCAAGTCGAACATGGCCGAACTCGCCTTCTCGCCAAACGAGACCGTGAGCTCGATCCTGGCCGGTTACACGCGCAATCCCTACGCGCTCGATCGCGTCACCGCCGGGTCGAGCGGCGGGACCGCCGCGGCCGTCGCCTCGTCGTTCGGCACCGTGGGACTGGGGAGCGACACCGGGAACTCGATCCGCGGCCCTTCGTCGCATCAGGCGCTCGTCGGCATTCGTTCGACCATGGGGCTCACCAGCCGCAACGGCGTCGTCCCGCTCTTCGACTCGCAAGACATCGCCGGCCCCATGGCGCGCACCGTCGCCGATGCCGCCGCGGTCTTCCAGGTCATCGCCGGCGAGGACCCCGGAGACCCGGTCACCGCCGCCGCGCGAGGACGTCCGATCCCCCGCTATGCCGACTCGCTCCGCGCCGACGGGCTTCGGGGAGCACGCATCGGCGTCCTGCACGCGGCCTACGACACGCCGACGCTCGACGCCGAGGTCAACTCGGTCTTCCAGCAAGCGATCGACGACCTCCGGCGCCTGGGAGCGACGGTCATCGACCCCGTCGCCATCCCGACCCTCGATTCGCTCCGCCGGCTGCAATCCGGCGCCTGCTCCCCCTTCCGGCACGACTTCGAGACCCACATGGCACGCGTCGCCGATTCGCGACCGCCCGTGAGCACGGTCGACGAGATCCTCAAGTCGGGACGCTTCCACCCGTCCATCGAAGCGCGACTCGCCGCCGCGGTCCGCGTGACCGAGAGTCCGGCCGAGAGCCCGGGGTGCCAGGCCCGCGAGCGCTACCGCGCCGGGCTGCGCCTCGCGCTGCGCCAGCTCATGGACTCGCTCCGCCTCGATGCCGTCGCCTATCCGACCTGGAGCAATCCCCCGCGCCTCATCGGTGACCTCAACACCCCGGGGGGCGACAACTCGCAGGTCTTCTCGCCTGCCACCGGCTTCCCGGCCATCACCGTCCCCATGGGCTACACGCGGACCGTCCTCCCGGCCGGGCTGCAGCTCCTGGCGCGCCCCTTCGCCGAAGGGACGCTGTTCAAGCTCGCTTATTCATATGAACAGGCGACGCGGCATCGGCGCCCACCGCCAACGGTTCCCCCCCTGCGATAG
- a CDS encoding cysteine synthase family protein, producing MASTVPNRPAPNGPLDAVYGDRLRSLALLVGNTPLLALDFSFGGESRTVYAKLESMNMTGSVKDRMALHILRSAAQQGVLAPGALIVEATSGNTGISFAALGRALGHRVAIFMPDWMSSERINLIRSFGADVRLVSRAEGGFLGSIALAETHAARTPGAFLPRQFSNEANSAAHEQSTGPELWWQLAPLGLAPDAFVAGVGTGGTIMGTGRYLRENDRSIALYPVEPENSPTLTTGHKVGHHRIQGISDEFIPPIVDLDYLDEPIAVDDGDSIIMAQKLARDVGLAVGISSGANFLASIIAQERLGRDAVVVTVFPDSNKKYLSTDLMRDEPSRPEFLSRHVTLHGFRVMARACALCNHAAESLIDPNESRSSSLEAPPDR from the coding sequence ATGGCGTCGACCGTTCCGAATCGCCCCGCCCCCAACGGGCCGCTCGACGCCGTCTACGGTGATCGCCTTCGGTCGCTCGCGCTCCTCGTCGGCAACACACCGCTGCTCGCCCTCGACTTCAGCTTTGGCGGCGAGTCGCGCACGGTGTACGCCAAGCTCGAGTCGATGAACATGACGGGGAGCGTCAAGGATCGGATGGCGCTCCACATCCTGCGCAGCGCAGCGCAGCAGGGCGTGCTCGCGCCGGGAGCGCTCATCGTCGAGGCCACGAGCGGCAACACCGGGATCTCCTTCGCGGCGTTAGGGCGCGCGCTCGGCCACCGGGTGGCCATCTTCATGCCCGACTGGATGAGTAGCGAGCGCATCAACCTCATCCGCTCGTTCGGCGCGGACGTGCGCCTGGTCTCGCGAGCAGAGGGTGGCTTCCTGGGCTCGATCGCGCTGGCCGAGACGCATGCGGCCAGGACGCCCGGGGCGTTCCTGCCGCGCCAGTTCTCCAACGAAGCCAACTCCGCGGCCCACGAGCAGAGCACCGGCCCCGAGCTCTGGTGGCAACTCGCCCCGCTCGGCCTCGCCCCCGATGCGTTCGTCGCGGGGGTCGGCACCGGCGGGACGATCATGGGAACCGGGCGCTACCTGCGCGAGAACGATCGCTCGATCGCCCTCTATCCGGTGGAGCCGGAGAACTCGCCGACCCTCACCACCGGCCACAAGGTCGGGCACCATCGCATCCAGGGGATCTCGGACGAGTTCATCCCCCCCATCGTCGACCTCGACTACCTCGACGAGCCGATCGCCGTCGACGACGGCGACTCCATCATCATGGCGCAGAAGCTGGCGCGTGACGTGGGGCTGGCCGTGGGGATCTCGTCAGGCGCCAACTTCCTCGCCAGCATCATCGCGCAGGAACGGCTGGGGCGCGACGCGGTCGTCGTCACCGTCTTCCCCGACAGCAACAAGAAGTACCTGTCGACCGACCTGATGCGCGACGAGCCGTCACGCCCCGAGTTCCTCTCGCGGCACGTGACGCTGCACGGATTCCGCGTGATGGCACGTGCGTGCGCGCTCTGCAATCACGCCGCCGAGTCGCTCATCGACCCGAACGAGTCCAGATCTTCTTCGTTGGAAGCGCCTCCCGATCGATGA
- a CDS encoding ABC transporter permease, producing MSAPLSPASPGTAVAPAASLTPRAPSPRRLQLSVAILATLVLAAVAGPMLYRVDPDALDFARAAAPPGTGHPFGTDESGRDVLARLLVGARVSLAAGAAAMLLAVALGTAVGAVAALSRPRIDALLMRLTDAALAIPAIFVVITVLTFLGPSVVTLVVAIGATSWMGLARLVRGELLALKHQDFVEAAVALGERPVARFARHLLPHLWPTILVNATLGMGSALLTESALSFLGLGVQPPAASWGNMLSGAQSSLFSAPWLAVFPGAMILLAVATINILGDALRDALHAGD from the coding sequence ATGAGCGCCCCGCTCTCCCCGGCCTCCCCGGGCACTGCGGTCGCGCCGGCCGCTTCGCTTACGCCGCGCGCGCCATCACCGCGGAGGTTGCAGCTGTCGGTGGCCATCCTCGCCACTCTCGTCCTCGCGGCGGTCGCCGGCCCCATGCTCTACCGCGTCGATCCCGACGCCCTCGACTTCGCGCGCGCCGCCGCCCCCCCAGGCACCGGACACCCGTTCGGTACCGACGAGAGCGGGCGCGACGTGCTCGCCCGGCTGCTCGTGGGGGCGCGCGTCTCGCTGGCCGCGGGTGCCGCCGCCATGCTCCTCGCCGTCGCCCTCGGGACGGCGGTGGGGGCCGTGGCCGCCCTCTCGCGGCCGCGCATCGACGCGCTGCTCATGCGCCTCACCGACGCCGCCCTGGCCATCCCCGCCATCTTCGTCGTCATCACCGTGCTCACCTTCCTCGGGCCCTCGGTCGTCACGCTCGTCGTCGCCATCGGCGCCACGTCGTGGATGGGGCTCGCACGACTGGTGCGCGGCGAACTCCTGGCGCTCAAGCACCAGGACTTCGTGGAAGCCGCCGTTGCCCTGGGCGAACGCCCCGTCGCCCGCTTCGCGCGGCACCTGCTCCCGCACCTCTGGCCCACGATCCTCGTCAACGCCACGTTAGGCATGGGGAGCGCGCTCCTGACCGAATCGGCGCTCTCGTTCCTCGGGCTCGGCGTCCAGCCCCCGGCGGCCAGCTGGGGCAACATGCTCAGCGGGGCGCAGAGTTCGCTCTTCAGCGCCCCATGGCTCGCCGTCTTCCCCGGTGCCATGATCCTCCTCGCCGTCGCGACCATCAACATCCTGGGCGACGCGCTGCGCGACGCCCTCCACGCCGGCGACTAG
- a CDS encoding amidohydrolase family protein, producing MPTARQSSRVAVLVLALAALLLPSSRTLGAQSRATGRPARPDTLLAFVGATLIDGTGAPPLTDAVVVVSGSRIAAVGGRATTAVPRGARVIDVAGKWMTPGFVDANIHASIYSGLENFARYQDRFTDVAIEAAQNHLKVGVTTVRDSYGMLAPLVAARDAIRRGDVPGPRLYVAGNIVGWGGPWSFSFTGRPPENLSLFQEQMNDAIAEGAGEELVNMEPDSLRAAINRYLDKGVDFLKFGGTSHFGFPVFIGFSERSQRVIVDAVHARGLVAETHSTTPEGLLISLRAGVDVVQHPEVLDVPMSDEIVREFVERKVVCAMLSNTMTGAPWTEYITKLRRDDSTRQARVDSARAKGVVPRARTEAEKRRDQGDRGMAIRRANAEKLIKAGCVTTIATDNYLGLAPEFRREPKPAWQDPGTGSLAAIEGLVELGMTPLQALVASTRNGALASKALDDYGTIERGKSADLLVLTADPLADIRNIRRLETVVARGTIIDREALPTKKIWTRSGR from the coding sequence ATGCCAACCGCCCGCCAGAGCTCGCGCGTTGCCGTCCTCGTGTTGGCGCTTGCCGCCCTCCTGCTTCCGTCCTCGCGAACGTTAGGCGCGCAGTCGCGCGCGACCGGGCGTCCGGCGCGCCCCGACACGCTCCTCGCCTTCGTCGGCGCCACGCTGATCGATGGGACGGGTGCCCCTCCGCTCACGGACGCGGTCGTCGTCGTCAGCGGGTCGCGCATCGCCGCGGTCGGTGGCCGGGCGACGACCGCGGTCCCGCGCGGGGCCCGCGTCATCGACGTCGCCGGCAAGTGGATGACCCCCGGCTTCGTCGATGCGAACATCCACGCTTCCATCTACAGTGGGCTCGAGAACTTCGCCCGCTACCAGGATCGCTTCACCGACGTCGCCATCGAGGCGGCGCAGAACCACCTGAAGGTTGGTGTGACGACGGTGCGCGACTCGTACGGGATGCTCGCCCCGCTCGTGGCGGCGCGCGACGCCATCCGGCGCGGCGACGTCCCCGGGCCGCGCCTGTACGTCGCCGGCAACATCGTCGGATGGGGTGGCCCCTGGTCGTTCTCGTTCACCGGGCGCCCCCCGGAGAACCTCTCGTTGTTCCAGGAGCAGATGAACGATGCGATCGCGGAGGGCGCGGGCGAGGAGTTGGTGAACATGGAGCCCGATTCACTGCGCGCGGCGATCAACCGCTACCTCGACAAGGGGGTCGACTTCCTCAAGTTCGGCGGCACGTCGCACTTCGGCTTCCCCGTGTTCATCGGCTTCTCCGAACGATCGCAGCGCGTCATCGTCGACGCCGTGCACGCGCGAGGGTTGGTCGCGGAGACGCACTCCACCACCCCGGAAGGGCTCCTGATCTCGCTGCGGGCCGGTGTGGACGTGGTGCAGCACCCCGAGGTGCTGGATGTCCCCATGTCCGACGAGATCGTGCGCGAGTTCGTGGAGCGCAAGGTGGTCTGCGCCATGCTCTCCAACACGATGACGGGGGCACCGTGGACGGAGTACATCACCAAGCTCCGCCGCGACGATTCCACTCGTCAGGCACGCGTCGATTCGGCGCGTGCCAAGGGGGTGGTGCCGCGCGCGCGCACCGAGGCGGAAAAGCGGCGCGACCAGGGCGATCGCGGGATGGCGATCCGGCGCGCCAACGCCGAGAAGCTGATCAAGGCGGGGTGCGTCACCACGATCGCCACCGACAACTACCTCGGGCTCGCCCCGGAATTCCGCCGCGAGCCCAAGCCGGCGTGGCAGGATCCGGGGACCGGGTCGCTGGCCGCCATCGAGGGGCTGGTCGAACTGGGGATGACGCCGCTGCAGGCGTTGGTGGCGTCCACTCGCAACGGCGCCCTGGCCAGCAAGGCGCTCGACGACTACGGGACGATCGAGCGCGGCAAGTCGGCCGACCTGCTGGTGCTCACCGCCGATCCCTTGGCCGACATTCGCAACATCCGGCGCCTCGAGACTGTCGTGGCGCGCGGCACGATCATCGATCGGGAGGCGCTTCCAACGAAGAAGATCTGGACTCGTTCGGGTCGATGA
- a CDS encoding M28 family peptidase, whose amino-acid sequence MSLSPEQSAAIAAVSLDEPWALIERFTTLKREHPDDVNTAAGEIVDRLTRLGVPVEVHRPSLFLSLPGKASLTAGAQEFRAKPMAMSVPYPGGITAPLAYVPARYARNADEMFTKGFVSDANVDLTGKIVLSEGFGMPGKVSYFQERGAIGMIAVNPGHNPHWGICTTVWGTPDLRDLPRKPKMAVVAVNNPDGQALIEMAKAGASVTLTSEVTEGWWESPIPVVTIPGTEEPEAFVLLHGHYDSWDYGIGDNAVGDATLLEIARVLWHNRASLKRSVKIAWWPGHSTGRYAGSTWFADAFALDLYEHCIAQVNCDSPGCRWATEYKDISWMDETEAFCQSVIRDITGQDSQGERPHQAGDYSFNNIGISSFFMLLSTMKDSHREELGYYAVGGCGANIAWHTEEDLIHIADREILLKDIKIYLASVMGVANATIAPFNFRRTLRTFGATLDTYQAAVTGVYDFARARAAIADLDATLETLGTFACKAATGQAGDPAVRKINHAIRRLARLLVPVNYTRGPAFFHDPAETTPALPDLAPALGAPTMAPGEIGFLRTHLLRGENRLVAALRDARRTVEGAMA is encoded by the coding sequence GTGTCCCTCTCTCCCGAACAGTCCGCCGCCATCGCCGCCGTCTCCCTCGACGAACCCTGGGCGCTCATCGAGCGATTCACGACGCTCAAGCGCGAGCATCCCGATGACGTCAACACCGCCGCCGGCGAGATCGTCGATCGCCTAACGCGGCTCGGCGTCCCGGTGGAGGTGCATCGCCCTTCGCTCTTCCTTTCCCTCCCGGGCAAGGCGAGCCTCACGGCAGGGGCGCAGGAGTTCCGCGCCAAGCCGATGGCGATGTCGGTTCCGTACCCGGGGGGCATCACCGCCCCGCTGGCCTACGTCCCGGCGCGCTACGCGCGCAACGCCGACGAGATGTTCACCAAGGGCTTCGTGAGCGACGCCAACGTCGACCTCACGGGAAAGATCGTGCTCAGCGAAGGGTTCGGAATGCCGGGGAAGGTGTCGTACTTCCAAGAGCGCGGCGCGATCGGGATGATCGCCGTGAACCCGGGACACAATCCGCACTGGGGAATCTGCACCACCGTCTGGGGAACCCCAGACCTGCGCGACCTGCCGCGCAAGCCGAAGATGGCGGTCGTCGCGGTCAACAATCCGGACGGGCAGGCGCTCATCGAGATGGCCAAGGCCGGCGCCAGCGTCACGCTCACCAGCGAGGTCACCGAAGGGTGGTGGGAGTCGCCCATCCCCGTCGTCACGATCCCCGGGACCGAAGAACCCGAGGCGTTCGTCCTCCTGCACGGGCACTACGACTCGTGGGACTACGGCATCGGCGACAACGCCGTCGGCGACGCCACCCTCCTCGAGATCGCCCGCGTCCTCTGGCACAACCGCGCCTCGCTCAAGCGCAGCGTGAAGATCGCGTGGTGGCCGGGGCACTCGACCGGTCGCTACGCCGGCAGCACCTGGTTTGCCGATGCGTTTGCCCTCGACCTCTACGAGCACTGCATCGCGCAGGTGAACTGCGACTCACCGGGGTGCCGCTGGGCCACCGAGTACAAGGACATCTCGTGGATGGACGAGACCGAGGCGTTCTGCCAGTCGGTCATCCGCGACATCACCGGCCAGGACTCGCAGGGCGAGCGCCCGCACCAGGCGGGCGACTATTCCTTCAACAACATCGGGATCTCCTCCTTCTTCATGCTCCTCTCGACCATGAAGGACTCGCACCGCGAGGAACTCGGCTACTATGCCGTCGGGGGGTGTGGCGCGAACATCGCCTGGCACACCGAGGAAGACCTGATCCACATCGCCGACCGCGAGATCCTGCTGAAGGACATCAAGATCTACCTCGCCTCGGTCATGGGGGTTGCGAATGCGACCATCGCTCCGTTCAACTTCCGCCGCACGTTGCGCACCTTCGGCGCGACGCTCGACACGTACCAGGCGGCGGTGACGGGGGTCTACGACTTCGCCCGCGCGCGGGCCGCGATCGCCGACCTCGACGCCACGCTCGAGACGTTAGGCACGTTCGCCTGCAAGGCCGCCACCGGTCAGGCAGGCGATCCCGCGGTGCGCAAGATCAACCACGCCATCCGCCGGCTGGCGCGGCTCCTCGTCCCGGTCAACTACACCCGCGGCCCCGCCTTCTTCCACGACCCCGCCGAGACGACCCCGGCGCTCCCCGACCTCGCGCCGGCGCTCGGCGCCCCGACGATGGCCCCCGGCGAGATCGGCTTCCTCCGCACGCACCTGCTACGTGGAGAGAATCGCCTGGTCGCCGCGCTGCGCGATGCGCGCCGCACGGTGGAAGGGGCAATGGCGTGA
- the moaC gene encoding cyclic pyranopterin monophosphate synthase MoaC produces the protein MTRLTHSDDAGQARMVDISAKSPTQRMARATGAITMRPETLALIRDNQIAKGDVLTVAKIAGIMGAKRTAELIPLCHPIALSDIHLQLSLDESLPGIRVEATARTTGTTGVEMEAIVAVSVSLVTLYDMAKGVDKGMEIGQISLIEKRGGKSGDWVRG, from the coding sequence TTGACCAGACTGACTCACTCGGACGATGCCGGCCAGGCCCGAATGGTCGACATCTCGGCCAAGTCGCCGACCCAGCGAATGGCCCGCGCGACGGGCGCAATCACGATGCGCCCCGAAACGCTTGCTCTGATTCGCGATAATCAGATCGCCAAGGGCGACGTGCTCACCGTGGCCAAGATCGCCGGAATCATGGGCGCCAAACGCACGGCCGAGCTGATCCCGCTCTGCCATCCTATCGCCCTATCTGACATTCACTTGCAGCTTTCCCTGGACGAATCGCTCCCCGGAATCCGGGTCGAGGCGACGGCCAGAACCACCGGCACGACCGGAGTGGAAATGGAGGCCATAGTGGCCGTAAGTGTGAGCTTGGTCACACTTTACGATATGGCCAAGGGGGTGGATAAGGGGATGGAGATCGGTCAGATTTCCCTCATCGAAAAGCGCGGCGGGAAAAGCGGGGATTGGGTGAGAGGGTAA
- a CDS encoding peptide ABC transporter substrate-binding protein: MVNKVLFPGLVRPDEALRPIPDLALSWTTSDDGLRTTFKLRPGVTWHDGTPFTAADVKFTFDQILDLKSGSRLRSDFAAVDGVDVDDSLTVTFRLKAPFAPFLTLLGYNAGILPKHLLQGAPLADATDFNRKHPVGTGPFMVQDVSPGASITLVRNPRYYGTPPRLDRIVFKVVPDVNAQVAQLRAGELDLITIEPANLASVQGVPGVEVQQVPVVQHYYVGLNVARAHFRSPAVRRALAMAINREAIIKGVLRGYGDPAVGTIPVALRDFVADSLLPIPYNPDSALAMLAAAGWRRGADGVLRNAAGAPFRFELLLDKGNPTREQTALAIQQDLRKLGVDASLRTMEFAALVRDRILPGNFDAVLTWWTTPPDPDQYAFYHTGQDNNNVHWSNPVADSLLALGRATRDLPRRQAIYRAFQALELEDPPVIVLFFPREIQAVSSRLQGLPLLGIRDALRHSERFAMRAP, from the coding sequence ATGGTCAACAAGGTCCTCTTCCCGGGCCTCGTTCGCCCGGACGAGGCGCTGCGCCCCATCCCCGACCTCGCGCTCAGCTGGACCACGAGCGACGACGGACTCCGCACGACCTTCAAGCTCCGCCCCGGCGTCACCTGGCACGACGGCACGCCGTTCACCGCCGCCGACGTGAAGTTCACCTTCGACCAGATCCTCGACCTCAAGTCGGGCTCTCGCCTGCGCTCCGACTTCGCGGCGGTTGACGGCGTCGACGTCGACGATTCGCTCACCGTCACCTTTCGCCTCAAGGCCCCGTTCGCCCCCTTCCTCACCCTGCTCGGCTACAACGCGGGCATCCTCCCCAAGCACCTGCTGCAGGGAGCGCCGCTCGCCGACGCCACCGACTTCAATCGGAAGCACCCGGTGGGGACGGGGCCGTTCATGGTGCAGGACGTGTCGCCCGGAGCCTCGATCACACTCGTGCGCAACCCGCGCTACTACGGGACGCCGCCGCGGCTCGATCGCATCGTCTTCAAGGTGGTGCCCGACGTCAACGCGCAGGTAGCCCAGCTGCGGGCGGGCGAACTCGACCTCATCACGATCGAACCGGCCAACCTGGCCAGCGTGCAGGGGGTCCCCGGCGTCGAGGTGCAGCAGGTGCCGGTGGTCCAGCACTACTACGTGGGGCTCAACGTGGCGCGCGCACACTTTCGCTCGCCCGCGGTGCGGCGTGCCCTGGCCATGGCGATCAACCGCGAGGCGATCATCAAGGGCGTGCTGCGCGGCTACGGCGACCCGGCCGTCGGGACGATCCCCGTCGCCCTGCGCGACTTCGTGGCCGACTCACTCCTCCCCATCCCCTACAACCCCGACTCGGCACTCGCCATGCTTGCAGCTGCCGGGTGGCGACGCGGCGCCGACGGGGTGCTGCGCAATGCCGCGGGGGCCCCCTTCCGCTTCGAGTTGCTCCTGGACAAGGGGAACCCCACGCGCGAGCAGACCGCCCTCGCCATCCAGCAGGACCTGCGCAAGCTCGGCGTCGATGCGTCGCTGCGCACCATGGAGTTTGCCGCGCTCGTGCGCGACCGCATCCTTCCCGGCAACTTCGACGCCGTCCTCACCTGGTGGACCACCCCGCCGGACCCCGACCAGTACGCCTTCTACCACACGGGGCAGGACAACAACAACGTGCACTGGTCCAACCCGGTGGCCGACTCGCTGCTCGCCCTCGGACGCGCCACGCGCGACCTCCCGCGGCGCCAGGCGATCTATCGCGCCTTCCAGGCGCTGGAACTGGAGGATCCGCCGGTGATCGTCCTGTTCTTCCCGCGCGAGATCCAAGCCGTCTCGTCACGCCTGCAAGGGCTGCCGCTGCTCGGCATTCGCGACGCCTTGCGACACAGCGAGCGCTTCGCCATGCGCGCCCCGTAG
- a CDS encoding ABC transporter permease: MAAFVLRRLGHAFLVLLLVATVTFTIVHAAPGGPALLADPKLSIAERDAIAQRLGVDRPLPVQYVRWLGALARGDLGNSFLYETSTVSTIAQRLPNTLLLAGAALLVSLLVAIPVAAWCAERPGGWLDRLAGAVALGAISIPVFWLGIVAILVFAVYLRLLPAGGVETIGGDGSLRDRLAHLILPTLVLAAAGTAELLRYTRSSARRQFARPFVRTARAKGVGERAVRWRHAMRNALVPVVTVIGLQLPRLVGGAAITETVFAWPGMGRLGIEAALARDYPLVMGITLLVSGGVLLASFLVDLAYLVLDPRIRLDA, encoded by the coding sequence ATGGCGGCGTTCGTCCTGCGCCGGCTCGGGCACGCGTTCCTCGTGCTCCTCCTGGTCGCCACGGTGACGTTCACCATCGTCCACGCGGCCCCGGGCGGGCCCGCGCTGCTCGCCGATCCCAAACTGAGCATTGCCGAACGCGACGCCATCGCCCAGCGCCTGGGGGTCGATCGCCCCCTCCCCGTACAGTACGTGCGATGGCTCGGCGCCCTGGCGCGTGGCGACCTCGGGAACTCGTTCCTCTACGAGACGAGCACGGTCTCCACCATCGCCCAGCGCCTCCCCAATACGTTGCTCCTGGCGGGAGCGGCCCTGCTCGTCTCCCTCCTCGTCGCCATCCCGGTGGCCGCATGGTGCGCCGAGCGCCCCGGAGGGTGGCTCGATCGCCTGGCCGGCGCCGTGGCCCTCGGCGCCATCTCCATCCCCGTCTTCTGGCTGGGCATCGTCGCGATCCTCGTCTTCGCCGTGTACCTGCGCCTCCTCCCCGCCGGAGGAGTGGAAACCATCGGGGGCGACGGCTCGCTGCGCGACCGGCTGGCACACCTCATTCTGCCGACACTCGTCCTCGCCGCGGCCGGGACCGCCGAGCTGCTGCGCTACACCCGCAGCAGCGCGCGACGACAGTTCGCCCGCCCCTTCGTCCGCACCGCACGCGCCAAGGGGGTCGGCGAGCGCGCCGTGCGCTGGCGACACGCCATGCGCAACGCCCTCGTCCCCGTCGTGACGGTCATCGGGTTGCAGCTGCCGCGGCTCGTCGGCGGGGCGGCGATCACCGAGACCGTCTTTGCGTGGCCCGGGATGGGGCGCCTCGGGATCGAGGCGGCACTCGCCCGCGATTACCCGCTGGTCATGGGGATCACGCTGCTCGTCTCCGGGGGCGTCCTCCTCGCCTCGTTCCTGGTCGACCTCGCGTACCTCGTGCTGGACCCGCGCATCCGCCTCGACGCATGA
- a CDS encoding transglycosylase SLT domain-containing protein → MKDLSKSYVHRGDAERRKRRVRGAIMLAGVLTAGTMAARNWEPSEATATPLRRTLAERAEVQRLQKQIEQARGDLRLASVQLERWNRIFHYSHKFRIPADLAGSIYDAAVAERIDPDLAFPLVKLESDFTESARSEVGAIGLTQLMLSTAKFYDPSLTREKLYERNTNLHIGFRYLRDLIKEQRGDIQMALLAYNRGPAAVQVAKELDLDASNGYDRIVLKGYRGKGILD, encoded by the coding sequence ATGAAGGATCTCAGCAAGTCGTACGTGCACCGCGGCGACGCGGAGCGGCGAAAGCGGAGAGTCCGAGGGGCGATCATGCTGGCGGGGGTACTCACCGCCGGAACCATGGCCGCCAGGAACTGGGAGCCCTCCGAGGCCACCGCGACCCCCCTTCGCCGCACGTTGGCCGAACGGGCCGAAGTCCAGCGACTCCAGAAGCAGATCGAACAGGCGCGTGGCGATCTCCGCCTCGCCTCAGTCCAGCTCGAGCGCTGGAACCGGATCTTCCATTACTCCCACAAGTTCCGCATCCCGGCCGACTTGGCGGGCTCCATCTACGACGCCGCGGTGGCGGAGCGCATCGATCCGGACCTCGCCTTCCCGCTGGTCAAGCTGGAGAGCGACTTCACCGAATCCGCTCGGAGCGAGGTGGGAGCGATCGGCCTGACCCAGCTCATGCTGTCGACCGCCAAGTTCTACGATCCGTCGCTCACCCGCGAGAAGCTCTACGAGCGCAACACCAACCTGCACATCGGCTTCCGATATCTCCGCGACCTGATCAAGGAGCAGCGCGGTGATATCCAGATGGCGCTCCTCGCCTACAATCGTGGGCCGGCGGCGGTTCAGGTGGCCAAGGAGCTCGACCTCGACGCCTCCAACGGCTACGACCGGATCGTGCTCAAGGGGTACCGCGGCAAGGGAATCCTCGACTGA